The DNA sequence ATGCCATAAACCAGGCTGACATACTGGTCATCGTCAAATTCAATTATTGCTGTATGGTATAGAAGGCCGATTGCGGTGTCCACGCCCTTGGTTTTTTTAATCTGGTCAATATCTTCGTCAGTAAGCTTCGAGGGGCTTGTCCCGACACTGCCAAACCCGCCGCCTTTTGGCTGGATAATGAGCTTGTCCGCGCCAAGGCTTTGGAATTCATCCTGGATTGCTTTTTGCAGGCCCTGCCCCAGGCTTATTAGGGACACAACAGCAGCAATGCCCACAAAGATTCCGACCATGGTAAGCCAGCTTCTCATTTTCCTCTTCTTGATGTTCTTGAACCCATAGGTGATATAATCAATTATCATTTTGACCTCAGCGCCTCAACTGGCTGCAGTTTTGATGCCTGCATTGCAGGGAGTGTTCCCGATACCATGCCAACAATGAATGAGAACGCAAGTGCGCCTGCAATCAGAATCGGGGAAAAATTTGCCTTGAGGAGAAGGTTCCCCCAAACATAAACAGCAATTAATTCAACCATCTTGCTCAACCCCAGGCCAAGCATTATGCCGATGGTGCCACCCACCAGCCCTAAGAATCCCGACTCAATCAGGAAAATAAGCAGGATATCAGAGTTCTTTGCCCCAATTGCCTTCATGACCCCAATTTCCTTGGTTCGTTCAAGCACAGCAGTGTACATTGTATTCATTATCCCAATGCCACCTACCATCAGGCTGATTCCGGCTATGCCTACGAGCACTGCCTGGACAATGCTGAGAATTGTGTTGAGCGTGTTGAGAAACTGGTCTGGCGTGGAAACAGTAAATCCTTCCTTGTCTTTCTCTTCATTGCGATGCTTGCGCAGGGTTTTCTTTATGTCATCAGCCACAGCCTTCATGGCAGCTCCCTTGTTTACCTCAGCCACAATTAGGCTCTCTTCATCTATATTCCCGGTAATCTCCCGAAACGCATCTTCATTTGCAATGAAAGCAAGGTCAATCATGGGCAGGCCTTTCTTTTCCATTACCCCGACAACTTCAAATTGATAGCCATTGATTTCCAGCTTGTCACCAACCACAATCCCTTTCCCAATTATATTCTTCTTGGCGTAGTCATTTCCCACTACAATCTTGTATTTGTCACCCTTGTTCAAGAACCGCCCATCTTCCACAGTGGGCTTGACAACTTCAAGCACAAGCGCCCTTTCCTGGTAGTCCGAGGGGATATCAGCCATGAAGACAAAACTGCGCTGCTCTTTGAAGAGCACATTCACGGCCTTGATCATTCTTCCGCCTGCGCGGTTCACCCCTGGCACTTTCTTGACAGCCTCCAGGTCAGACTTGGAGAGTGGCTCAACAACATTGCTTCCCGGGGGGCCCAGTGTCAGCCCCCTGGCCTGGATTGTAATCTTGTCAGAGCCCAACGCCGCAAATTGAGAAGTTATGGCCTCTTTCATGCCTTGCCCCAGGCTGATAAGGCTAACAATAGCGGCGATTCCAATAAAAATGCCTATCATGGTGAGCCAGGTCCTAACCTGTCTCACCCTCAGGCTTTCTACGGCCAGGCTGAAGTAATCCCTTAGCATGGATCACTTCCCTACTTTTTCTTCTTCAGCTTTCTGTAAACCAGGAAGCCAATGATGACAACAACTGCCCCAATCAATATTGGAAGTGCATTGCTTTTCTTCTCAAGGCCCATCTTTTGGGCATCCTCGGATGAAAAAAGCTTGACCTCCAGCTTCAGGTCTTCATAATAGTCATTGTTGTTTACGTCCTTGTACTCAAGGTGTATTGGAAGCATCACGCTGTCCTGTACGCTGTCTTTCACATATATCTTGTAGCTCAAAGTCTCATAGTCGTCTGAGTCTATGTTGCCGACGTACACTTCCTTTGGTGAAAGCACATCATAATCGCCTGTAGGGTCAAGAGTTGCATACAGGAATTTGATCTGGTTAAGGCCCTTGTTCACAAATTTCACAATTACCTCGCCGCTCATGCCTGCCTTATAGACTTCTGAGCTTTCCATCTGGCCAATCAGTTCAGGGCTGTCGCCAATCATGATGCTGATGTAATTCTGCTTTGTATAATTCCTGTTGGAGGGGTCTGTATATGAATATGTGACAGGAATCTTGTATACTTTTGACGCTGCATCCGAGTCGGCAACCAGGTTAAAGGTTGCAGTTACGCGCTCACTTGGCTTAACCAGTGGGAAAACAAGCTCATTTGTTGATGACAGGGGTGACAGGGGCAGTTCAGTAACGCTGATGGAAGTTGAAGTTGAGAGGATTGACACAAGGCCCAGATTTATTTTAAGGTATCTCACTGGAAGCTTGGCAAGGTTGTCAAATCCAAGGTTCAGTTTTACCTGGTCTCCTGGCCTTACAAGCTCTGGTTCAGTTGAGACAGATTGCAGTGTTACAATCACTTCCTGCTGCTTGAGAACTACAGTGAAGGGGTCAATCTTTTGCCAGGCACCGTCTTTTATCTTATATCTTAGCTCTATATCATAAGTTCCGGGCAGCGCATTGTCATCTGCCTTCAGGTTGAAGTCGATAAATACAGCCTCATTGCCTTTCTGCCTCGGGCTTATGCTGGCAATTGATTTTATCGCTGAATCCTCATAGATTGAAAATGGATATTCCGGAAGCATCTCCACCTGGAGATCCTTGGCTTCACCCAGCCCTATGTTCTCGATTTTGAACCGTGCCTTTAGGAAATTCCCAGGCTCTGCAGGATCAGGGTCCTGGCTCAGGAATGTCACGCTGATTTCAGGTGATGTGAAGGACTGCGCACTGGTAAGCCCTGTTCCCAGCATTATTGTCAGCAAAATTACCGCATAAATCATTTTTTTCATAATAATCCCTCCGAGCTTGATAAGTCAATGCCTGCCATTGGTTATTTGTCTCCGTTGTTCAG is a window from the Candidatus Woesearchaeota archaeon genome containing:
- a CDS encoding ABC transporter permease, which encodes MLRDYFSLAVESLRVRQVRTWLTMIGIFIGIAAIVSLISLGQGMKEAITSQFAALGSDKITIQARGLTLGPPGSNVVEPLSKSDLEAVKKVPGVNRAGGRMIKAVNVLFKEQRSFVFMADIPSDYQERALVLEVVKPTVEDGRFLNKGDKYKIVVGNDYAKKNIIGKGIVVGDKLEINGYQFEVVGVMEKKGLPMIDLAFIANEDAFREITGNIDEESLIVAEVNKGAAMKAVADDIKKTLRKHRNEEKDKEGFTVSTPDQFLNTLNTILSIVQAVLVGIAGISLMVGGIGIMNTMYTAVLERTKEIGVMKAIGAKNSDILLIFLIESGFLGLVGGTIGIMLGLGLSKMVELIAVYVWGNLLLKANFSPILIAGALAFSFIVGMVSGTLPAMQASKLQPVEALRSK